Proteins from a single region of Schistocerca gregaria isolate iqSchGreg1 chromosome 3, iqSchGreg1.2, whole genome shotgun sequence:
- the LOC126354197 gene encoding ATP-dependent RNA helicase glh-2-like isoform X3, with protein MRTLLVLAAVLAVACALPRRPNGRPGNAGINSGVPVNGGLSQALPGSGFGQGYPSFGAGFPSSGFGQQYPSSNGFGQRYPGNNGFFQPSPGNNGFGQQLPGNGGFGGRFPGNGFQDIGFNRPLRNSGERDDSNSSESRERD; from the coding sequence GTCCTGGCAGCGGTATTGGCAGTCGCTTGTGCACTCCCTCGCCGACCAAATGGTCGTCCGGGAAATGCTGGTATCAACTCTGGGGTCCCTGTGAATGGAGGACTTAGTCAGGCCTTGCCGGGGTCTGGTTTCGGACAGGGTTACCCAAGCTTCGGCGCTGGATTCCCGAGCAGTGGCTTCGGTCAGCAGTACCCTAGCAGCAACGGCTTCGGTCAGCGGTATCCTGGTAACAACGGCTTCTTTCAGCCATCCCCCGGCAACAATGGCTTTGGTCAGCAGCTGCCCGGCAACGGAGGCTTTGGCGGTCGGTTCCCAGGAAACGGCTTCCAAGACATTGGCTTCAACAGACCTCTCCGTAACTCCGGTGAACGAGACGACTCTAACAGTAGCGAGTCAAGAGAAAGGGATTGA